In Lampris incognitus isolate fLamInc1 chromosome 20, fLamInc1.hap2, whole genome shotgun sequence, one genomic interval encodes:
- the aco1 gene encoding cytoplasmic aconitate hydratase, with protein MSNPFQYLVEPLDPKDPDHHFYNLSKLGDPRYDRLPFSIRVLLESAVRNCDEFLVKREDVENILNWKQTQTQTVEVPFRPARVILQDFTGVPAVVDFAAMRDAVMQLGGDPEKINPVCPADLVIDHSIQVDFNRKSDSLQRNQDLEFDRNKERFQFLKWGSKAFRNMRIIPPGSGIVHQVNLEYLARVVFNQDGYFYPDSLVGTDSHTTMIDGLGVLGWGVGGIEAEAVMLGQPISMVLPEVVGYKLYGTPDKLITSTDIVLTVTKHLRQVGVVGKFVEFFGPGVAQLSIADRATIANMCPEYGATAAFFPVDDVSVQYLEQTGREADNLDYIQKYLKAVSMFRDYNDVSQDPDFTQVVELDLGTVVPCCSGPKRPQDRIPVSEMKSDFEACLSAKQGFKGFQVTPERLNTEVPFQYNGAEYNLCHGSVVIAAITSCTNTSNPSVMLGAGLLAKKAIECGLSVKPYIKTSLSPGSGVVTYYLKESGVMDYLSQLGFEVVGYGCMTCIGNSGPLPEPVVEAITQGDLVAAGILSGNRNFEGRVHPNTRANYLASPLLVIAYAIAGTVKIDFEREPIAINSEGREVFLRDIWPTRAEIQAVEREFVIPSMFKEVYEKIEKVNERWNSLEASSDKLYSWDPNSTYIKSPPFFDGLTRELHLPTSIVDAYVLLNLGDSVTTDHISPAGNIARNSSAARYLAQRGLNPRDFNSYGSRRGNDAVMARGTFANIRLFNKFLNKQAPRTLYLPSDETLDVFDAAARYQQAGYPLLILAGKEYGSGSSRDWAAKGPFLLGIKAVLAESYERIHRSNLVGMGVIPLEYLPGDTADSLGLTGRERYSVVIPEQLAPRMKVTVKLDTGKTFQVQMRFDTDVELAYFHHGGILNYMIRKMSE; from the exons TGGTGTGCCTGCTGTGGTGGACTTTGCCGCCATGCGGGATGCGGTTATGCAACTCGGTGGCGACCCAGAGAAGATTAATCCTGTTTGCCCGGCGGATCTTGTCATTGATCATTCCATCCAAGTGGACTTCAACAGGAA GTCTGATAGCTTGCAGAGaaaccaggacttggaatttgaCAGAAACAAAGAGAGATTTCAATTTCTAAAG TGGGGTTCTAAAGCATTCCGGAATATGCGAATCATTCCCCCTGGTTCAGGGATCGTTCACCAGGTCAACCTGGAGTATCTGGCCAGGGTAGTGTTTAATCAGGATGGCTACTTCTATCCCGACAGCCTGGTGGGCACTGACTCCCACACCACCATGATTGATGGCCTGGGAGTACTAGGTTGGG GTGTGGGTGGGATTGAAGCGGAGGCCGTCATGCTCGGCCAGCCAATAAGCATGGTGCTCCCTGAGGTGGTCGGATACAAGCTTTACGGCACCCCAGACAAACTCATCACGTCCACAGACATCGTCCTCACTGTCACAAAG CACCTGCGTCAGGTTGGTGTCGTAGGGAAATTTGTGGAGTTTTTCGGCCCCGGGGTTGCTCAGCTGTCCATTGCTGACAGAGCCACCATCGCCAACATGTGTCCTGAGTATGGGGCAACAGCAGCTTTCTTCCCTGTAGACGACGTCAGTGTTCAGTATCTGGAACAGACCG GACGAGAAGCAGATAACCTGGACTACATTCAGAAGTACCTGAAAGCGGTTTCCATGTTCAGAGACTACAATGATGTGTCTCAGGATCCAGATTTCACACAG GTGGTGGAGCTGGATCTTGGTACAGTTGTTCCTTGCTGCAGCGGTCCTAAAAGACCCCAGGACAGAATTCCTGTTTCTGAAATGAAAAGCGACTTTGAAGCCTGCCTCTCGGCGAAG CAAGGCTTCAAGGGTTTCCAGGTGACCCCTGAGCGACTCAACACCGAGGTCCCGTTCCAGTACAACGGAGCAGAGTATAATCTGTGTCATGGGTCTGTGGTTATTGCAGCCATTACGAGTTGCACCAACACCAGCAACCCTTCAGTCATGCTTGGAGCCG GGCTTCTTGCGAAAAAGGCAATAGAATGTGGCCTGAGCGTGAAGCCGTACATAAAGACCAGCTTATCGCCGGGCAGTGGCGTGGTCACCTACTACTTGAAGGAAAGCGGTGTTATGGATTACCTCTCTCAGCTCGG CTTTGAGGTGGTGGGTTATGGCTGCATGACCTGTATAGGAAACAGTGGACCACTCCCAGAGCCCGTGGTGGAGGCCATTACTCAG GGGGATTTGGTCGCCGCAGGCATCTTGTCGGGAAACCGCAATTTCGAGGGCCGTGTCCACCCTAACACGAGAGCCAACTACCTGGCTTCACCGCTGCTTGTCATCGCCTACGCGATTGCAGGCACTGTGAAGATTGACTTTGAGAGAGAGCCAATTG CCATTAATTCTGAGGGAAGAGAGGTTTTCCTGAGAGACATCTGGCCTACACGGGCAGAGATCCAGGCTGTGGAGAGAGAGTTTGTCATCCCGTCAATGTTCAAAGAAGTCTATGAGAAAATTGAG AAAGTCAATGAACGCTGGAATTCACTTGAAGCTTCCTCTGATAAGCTCTACTCCTGGGACCCCAACTCAACCTACATCAAGTCCCCACCTTTTTTTGACGGCTTG ACCAGGGAGCTGCATCTACCCACGTCCATCGTGGATGCCTACGTGTTACTGAACCTGGGGGACTCCGTTACTACAGACCACATCTCTCCAGCGGGGAACATCGCTCGCAACAGCTCTGCCGCACGCTACCTGGCACAACGCGG ATTGAACCCACGCGACTTCAACTCGTACGGCTCCCGCAGAGGTAATGATGCCGTGATGGCCAGGGGCACGTTCGCCAACATCCGCCTGTTTAACAAGTTCCTCAACAAACAAGCACCACGCACTCTTTACCTGCCCAGTGATGAAACG CTGGATGTGTTTGATGCAGCGGCACGATACCAGCAGGCTGGTTATCCCCTCCTCATTTTAGCCGGCAAGGAGTACGGCTCCGGCAGCTCCAGAGACTGGGCTGCAAAAGGCCCATTCCTCCTG GGCATCAAGGCAGTCCTAGCAGAGAGCTATGAACGGATCCATCGCAGTAATCTGGTGGGAATGGGTGTGATCCCGTTGGAGTACCTACCAGGGGATACTGCTGACAGCCTAGGCTTGACCGGCCGAGAGCGGTATAGTGTTGTCATCCCTGAGCAGCTCGCTCCCAGGATGAAGGTCACGGTAAAG CTGGACACTGGCAAAACGTTCCAGGTGCAGATGAGATTCGACACGGATGTGGAATTGGCGTATTTCCATCACGGCGGCATCCTCAACTACATGATCCGCAAGATGTCTGAGTAG
- the paqr9 gene encoding membrane progesterone receptor epsilon, whose translation MFLNCGQPLPLLRHTDVPPRVTENFILTGYRFPNYSLRDCLLSAFRPTNETGNFWTHFLPVFIFAYYFVEVFGWEGAPPGDDPFFYPLWNYFIGVFCLLMASSMAHLLNSMSLVVREVCFFVDYGTISAYTVGSSLAYYYYIHPRAGILEIGAGGYNSSKLGLDLKHLTAEAVASPSPVSYAMLEASTFFEMFYIPSSCVVAIICVLSCCNTRQRWRKYRYVIRTLVFLLPFLVSSTPVFYRLLTKSPYSTASSSFAASSSTPIFFYRHCFWLVVSAIFNISKIPERLAPGRFDIWGHSHQWFHCCTFLSILDELHMIKAEVRALLLHPALMLASSAPSRLPGPTIASTYGVMLLLQTTIASIIVWFSWCANRIYGPQRDQLAKEHLKKHLKCH comes from the coding sequence ATGTTTTTGAATTGTGGACAACCTCTGCCCCTTCTGAGGCACACAGATGTGCCGCCCCGCGTCACCGAGAACTTCATCCTGACCGGCTACCGTTTCCCAAACTACAGCCTGCGAGACTGCCTTCTGTCGGCGTTCCGTCCCACCAATGAAACTGGCAACTTCTGGACGCACTTCCTCCCAGTGTTCATCTTTGCCTATTATTTTGTGGAGGTGTTCGGCTGGGAAGGTGCGCCACCAGGTGACGACCCATTCTTCTACCCACTTTGGAACTACTTCATCGGTGTGTTCTGTCTGCTTATGGCGAGCAGCATGGCCCATCTGCTTAACTCCATGTCTCTCGTTGTAAGAGAGGTCTGTTTTTTTGTGGATTATGGCACCATAAGTGCCTACACGGTTGGTTCGTCGTTGGCATACTACTATTATATTCACCCTCGGGCAGGGATTCTGGAGATAGGAGCAGGAGGGTACAACAGCTCCAAACTGGGCTTGGACCTAAAGCACCTTACTGCGGAAGCTGTCGCATCACCTTCACCTGTGTCGTATGCAATGCTGGAGGCTAGCACATTCTTCGAGATGTTCTACATCCCTAGCTCCTGTGTGGTAGCCATTATTTGTGTCCTATCCTGCTGTAACACCCGTCAGCGATGGAGGAAGTACCGGTATGTCATCCGGACCCTTGTTTTCCTCCTGCCCTTCCTCGTCTCCTCCACGCCAGTCTTCTACCGCCTCCTCACCAAGTCCCCTTACTCAACCGCCTCCTCTTCCTTTGCTGCCTCTTCCTCCACGCCCATCTTCTTTTACCGCCACTGCTTCTGGCTGGTGGTGTCAGCCATCTTCAACATAAGCAAGATCCCAGAGCGCCTAGCCCCGGGTAGGTTTGACATCTGGGGTCACAGCCACCAATGGTTCCACTGCTGCACGTTTTTGTCTATCCTGGATGAACTTCatatgataaaggcagaggtGAGAGCCCTTCTGCTCCATCCGGCTCTCATGCTAGCCTCTTCAGCCCCATCGCGCCTGCCGGGACCCACCATAGCTTCCACCTATGGGGTGATGCTTCTCCTGCAGACCACCATTGCCTCCATTATCGTGTGGTTCTCCTGGTGTGCCAACCGCATCTATGGACCTCAGAGAGACCAACTGGCAAAGGAGCATCTCAAGAAACATCTGAAATGTCACTGA